In Cyprinus carpio isolate SPL01 chromosome B7, ASM1834038v1, whole genome shotgun sequence, a genomic segment contains:
- the LOC109051748 gene encoding E3 ubiquitin-protein ligase RNF182-like, which yields MFPETECGICYRTYNLGQRCPRQLCCKHTFCESCLVMLWRSAESPEPRIMCPLCRHSTPLSEARIQETLPVDEDVFERLVTEGCAEECADDDEDTEEPKRDTVTPPKEEVSPPPRSRKRRLMKRLSRLCQKFTGDARRNCMTDEDLRDLAMMSCYMM from the exons ATGTTTCCAGAGACGGAGTGCGGAATCTGCTACAGAACTTACAACCTCGGTCAGCGGTGTCCTCGACAGCTGTGCTGCAAACACACGTTTTGCGAGAGCTGCCTGGTGATGCTCTGGCGCTCCGCGGAGAGCCCTGAACCCCGGATAATGTGTCCGCTGTGCCGTCACTCCACGCCGCTGTCGGAGGCGAGGATCCAAGAGACCCTGCCGGTAGACGAGGACGTTTTTGAGCGGCTTGTCACCGAGGGCTGCGCGGAGGAATGTGCGGATGACGACGAAGACACCGAGGAGCCCAAACGGGACACGGTCACCCCACCAAAAGAAGAAGTATCACCCCCGCCAAGATCGCGAAAAAGACGCCTGATGAAACGTTTGAGTCGCCTGTGCCAGAAATTCACCGGGGATGCACGGAGAA ACTGTATGACTGATGAAGACTTGAGGGACCTGGCAATGATGTCTTGCTACATGATGTGA
- the LOC122137924 gene encoding uncharacterized protein LOC122137924 isoform X1, producing the protein MSLQYYLRLALVGLALSVVGCLPEVSIVPLGDVTDDSKIKIQALESFKSVNPPIQNPIRGSLQSNREQFNSKYQLPWISSASYNQRNDVNSVYSVPHKVQSNIRNKPVELSSAKFNDEIDAKRSYASQTVQQEQNTLDVKGSQISSSNINLAPRLVRKKGGMHAAYVHRSGSFGHQHISKSEMHSGSSQPLGLNEPYLKENIPTNYMPRSSTVNHNMRHKSNGNMLMENFLQNNGQNQNMLRRVVPSNTSPSIVTANQQKSQPLPQAFSAGTGIISQISYENMRDVALSKVFKTPIPTPISPAFKRSNSNGGPSILPLIKSQMFSSQQDHIKLSNSERVANPKANLQSSFEFGNTNSYMLENIQSTQNGYQNGGQSSQNVVPIQTFHNQKKYDNLATGISAIRPSVTNNAHSYFLSDENSGIQMSALLKRSKEITDLTPRMQFGKNKMLFSERDTNIYLPDLTNHSLRKPSQHNAQNRSHLNSFGQSTVQSLSIKHYPAPSLVPGNTLKSHVHGFSPSVAGTQGASKNSGTSSSRPYYLTFKKPYAFKGFTFVPTLQTSLQKSEMHSGQKPLLKSLSNVQYAPARSHTAQSALAQKPLMHKSYKKMLFQFKDIESSQEKQLYWDQTDSFDNGPKRETISSTEGASNLMSDALKHHAVRGQAVAMKTSLSGTNTTNNVAVDEVQSKTSQRWTSSRLTSAQPSKSNKDEFPTGSFVRSNLNKASIKSSNSHNSPTSELILPIHKSSLMNKVTGYPRIHNAAIQPLRRYVLKEHEGVLNPTKEIKDRNSTGITQSNTTENYSPIRLRPTSSFAIGRQVKDNSDHQNIYAISTSQSAIYRSAGINSQKTDGSTKLTFQSPMHRSAMKPSGKVNILKANAASDWRNETSPISEADINLSAVSVSQALRPTTKPNLNMSMTKSGLNNYKPVQISYIAGSTSFTDVKPHSANTKAKEEVDLESDQNSSNSTSVMEESFKELVLDSSSMISALQNEMDESAMDLRVPELMPTAAYESQLEPGNHTTPTAEDIDPFYEGTLIPNTTLQDEMTSS; encoded by the exons ATGTCTCTTCAATACTATCTGAG ACTGGCTCTGGTTGGTTTGGCTCTTTCTGTTGTGGGATGTTTGCCTGAAGTATCAATAG TGCCTTTAGGAGATGTCACGGATGATTCAAAGATCAAAATACAAGCTCTGGAAAGTTTCAAAAGTGTTAATCCACCCATTCAAAATCCAATAAGAGGCAGTCTTCAAAGCAACAGAGAACAGTTTAACAGCAAATATCAGCTGCCGTGGATCAGCTCTGCCTCATACAACCAGAGAAATGATGTCAACTCAGTCTATTCAGTCCCACATAAAGTCCAGTCCAATATCAGAAATAAACCTGTTGAATTATCAAGCGCCAAATTTAATGATGAAATTGATGCCAAAAGAAGCTATGCTTCCCAAACAGTCCAGCAGGAACAAAATACTTTAGACGTTAAAGGGAGCCAAATTAGCTCTAGTAATATTAATTTGGCCCCAAGGCTGGTGAGGAAAAAAGGTGGAATGCATGCAGCATATGTGCATAGATCAGGCTCATTTGgacatcaacatatttctaaatcAGAAATGCACTCAGGCAGTTCACAACCATTAGGACTCAATGAACCTTATTTGAAGGAAAATATTCCAACTAATtatatgcctagaagctcaacaGTGAACCACAATATGAGGCACAAAAGTAAtggaaacatgctgatggaaaATTTTCTTCAAAACAATGGCCAGAATCAAAACATGCTGAGGAGAGTTGTACCATCAAATACATCTCCCTCAATTGtaacagcaaatcagcaaaaGAGCCAACCATTGCCACAAGCTTTTTCTGCTGGGACTGGAATCATTTCTCAAATTTCCTACGAGAATATGAGGGACGTAGCTCTTTCAAAGGTGTTCAAAACGCCAATCCCAACACCAATATCACCTGCATTTAAGAGATCAAATTCAAATGGAGGTCCTAGCATCCTTCCATTAATAAAATCTCAGATGTTTTCTTCTCAGCAGGATCACATCAAGCTGTCTAATTCTGAAAGGGTTGCCAATccaaaagcaaatctgcaaagcaGTTTTGAATTTGGAAATACAAATAGCTACATGCTCGAGAACATTCAGTCGACACAAAATGGTTACCAAAATGGGGGACAAAGTAGTCAGAATGTTGTGCCCATTCAAACCTTTCACAATCAAAAGAAGTATGATAATCTGGCTACAGGTATATCTGCCATCAGGCCTTCAGTCACCAATAATGCCCACTCTTACTTCCTATCAGATGAAAACAGTGGCATCCAGATGTCTGCACTACTCAAACGGTCAAAAGAAATCACTGACTTGACCCCACGAATGCAGTTTGGAaagaacaaaatgttattttcagaacgtgatacaaATATTTATCTACCAGACCTAACAAATCATTCATTGAGGAAGCCAAGTCAGCATAATGCGCAAAATAGGTCACATCTGAATTCCTTCGGCCAAAGTACTGTACAATCGTTATCCATTAAACATTATCCTGCGCCAAGTCTTGTGCCAGGTAACACATTGAAGAGTCATGTCCACGGCTTTAGTCCATCTGTGGCTGGGACTCAGGGCGCATCTAAAAATTCAGGTACGTCTAGTAGCCGACCATATTATCTAACTTTTAAAAAGCCATATGCTTTTAAAGGTTTCACATTTGTCCCTACATTGCAGACATCGCTACAAAAATCAGAAATGCACTCTGGCCAAAAGCCCCTCTTAAAGTCTTTATCTAATGTGCAATATGCCCCTGCTCGTTCACATACCGCCCAAAGTGCACTCGCTCAAAAACCCTTGATGCATAAGAGctacaaaaaaatgcttttccaGTTCAAGGACATTGAATCAAGCCAAGAAAAACAACTTTATTGGGATCAGACAGATTCTTTTGATAATGGACCTAAACGTGAAACCATCTCTTCTACTGAAGGTGCAAGTAACCTGATGTCTGATGCTCTAAAGCACCATGCTGTTAGAGGTCAAGCTGTAGCAATGAAAACATCTCTCAGTGGCACAAATACTACAAATAATGTAGCTGTTGACGAAGTTCAGTCAAAAACATCTCAGAGGTGGACTTCAAGTAGGCTTACTTCAGCACAGCCCTCTAAATCTAACAAAGATGAATTCCCAACAGGCAGTTTTGTTAGATCCAACTTAAACAAAGCATCCATAAAATCTAGCAACAGTCATAACAGTCCCACATCAGAGCTTATTCTTCCAATTCATAAGTCTTCTCTTATGAACAAAGTGACTGGGTATCCTCGAATACACAATGCTGCTATCCAGCCACTTCGCAGGTATGTTTTGAAGGAACATGAAGGTGTGTTAAATCCAACAAAGGAAATTAAAGATAGAAATTCTACTGGAATAACACAGTCAAATACTACTGAAAATTATAGCCCCATTAGACTGAGACCGACCAGCAGCTTTGCGATTGGAAGGCAAGTTAAAGACAATTCAGACCACCAGAACATCTATGCTATCTCAACCTCTCAATCTGCAATTTATAGATCTGCTGGCATTAATAGTCAAAAAACGGATGGCTCTACAAAGCTCACTTTCCAGTCACCTATGCACAGATCTGCTATGAAACCTTCTGGCAAAGTTAACATCCTAAAAGCTAATGCAGCTTCAGACTGGAGGAACGAAACGTCTCCAATCTCAGAAGCAGATATCAACCTTAGTGCCGTCAGTGTGTCCCAGGCTTTAAGACCCACAACCAAACCCAACCTTAACATGTCTATGACAAAATCAGGCCTAAACAATTATAAACCAGTTCAGATTTCCTATATAGCAGGTAGCACCTCCTTCACCGATGTCAAACCACATTCTGCTAACACCAAGGCGAAGGAAGA
- the LOC122137924 gene encoding uncharacterized protein LOC122137924 isoform X2 yields the protein MSLQYYLRLALVGLALSVVGCLPEVSIGDVTDDSKIKIQALESFKSVNPPIQNPIRGSLQSNREQFNSKYQLPWISSASYNQRNDVNSVYSVPHKVQSNIRNKPVELSSAKFNDEIDAKRSYASQTVQQEQNTLDVKGSQISSSNINLAPRLVRKKGGMHAAYVHRSGSFGHQHISKSEMHSGSSQPLGLNEPYLKENIPTNYMPRSSTVNHNMRHKSNGNMLMENFLQNNGQNQNMLRRVVPSNTSPSIVTANQQKSQPLPQAFSAGTGIISQISYENMRDVALSKVFKTPIPTPISPAFKRSNSNGGPSILPLIKSQMFSSQQDHIKLSNSERVANPKANLQSSFEFGNTNSYMLENIQSTQNGYQNGGQSSQNVVPIQTFHNQKKYDNLATGISAIRPSVTNNAHSYFLSDENSGIQMSALLKRSKEITDLTPRMQFGKNKMLFSERDTNIYLPDLTNHSLRKPSQHNAQNRSHLNSFGQSTVQSLSIKHYPAPSLVPGNTLKSHVHGFSPSVAGTQGASKNSGTSSSRPYYLTFKKPYAFKGFTFVPTLQTSLQKSEMHSGQKPLLKSLSNVQYAPARSHTAQSALAQKPLMHKSYKKMLFQFKDIESSQEKQLYWDQTDSFDNGPKRETISSTEGASNLMSDALKHHAVRGQAVAMKTSLSGTNTTNNVAVDEVQSKTSQRWTSSRLTSAQPSKSNKDEFPTGSFVRSNLNKASIKSSNSHNSPTSELILPIHKSSLMNKVTGYPRIHNAAIQPLRRYVLKEHEGVLNPTKEIKDRNSTGITQSNTTENYSPIRLRPTSSFAIGRQVKDNSDHQNIYAISTSQSAIYRSAGINSQKTDGSTKLTFQSPMHRSAMKPSGKVNILKANAASDWRNETSPISEADINLSAVSVSQALRPTTKPNLNMSMTKSGLNNYKPVQISYIAGSTSFTDVKPHSANTKAKEEVDLESDQNSSNSTSVMEESFKELVLDSSSMISALQNEMDESAMDLRVPELMPTAAYESQLEPGNHTTPTAEDIDPFYEGTLIPNTTLQDEMTSS from the exons ATGTCTCTTCAATACTATCTGAG ACTGGCTCTGGTTGGTTTGGCTCTTTCTGTTGTGGGATGTTTGCCTGAAGTATCAATAG GAGATGTCACGGATGATTCAAAGATCAAAATACAAGCTCTGGAAAGTTTCAAAAGTGTTAATCCACCCATTCAAAATCCAATAAGAGGCAGTCTTCAAAGCAACAGAGAACAGTTTAACAGCAAATATCAGCTGCCGTGGATCAGCTCTGCCTCATACAACCAGAGAAATGATGTCAACTCAGTCTATTCAGTCCCACATAAAGTCCAGTCCAATATCAGAAATAAACCTGTTGAATTATCAAGCGCCAAATTTAATGATGAAATTGATGCCAAAAGAAGCTATGCTTCCCAAACAGTCCAGCAGGAACAAAATACTTTAGACGTTAAAGGGAGCCAAATTAGCTCTAGTAATATTAATTTGGCCCCAAGGCTGGTGAGGAAAAAAGGTGGAATGCATGCAGCATATGTGCATAGATCAGGCTCATTTGgacatcaacatatttctaaatcAGAAATGCACTCAGGCAGTTCACAACCATTAGGACTCAATGAACCTTATTTGAAGGAAAATATTCCAACTAATtatatgcctagaagctcaacaGTGAACCACAATATGAGGCACAAAAGTAAtggaaacatgctgatggaaaATTTTCTTCAAAACAATGGCCAGAATCAAAACATGCTGAGGAGAGTTGTACCATCAAATACATCTCCCTCAATTGtaacagcaaatcagcaaaaGAGCCAACCATTGCCACAAGCTTTTTCTGCTGGGACTGGAATCATTTCTCAAATTTCCTACGAGAATATGAGGGACGTAGCTCTTTCAAAGGTGTTCAAAACGCCAATCCCAACACCAATATCACCTGCATTTAAGAGATCAAATTCAAATGGAGGTCCTAGCATCCTTCCATTAATAAAATCTCAGATGTTTTCTTCTCAGCAGGATCACATCAAGCTGTCTAATTCTGAAAGGGTTGCCAATccaaaagcaaatctgcaaagcaGTTTTGAATTTGGAAATACAAATAGCTACATGCTCGAGAACATTCAGTCGACACAAAATGGTTACCAAAATGGGGGACAAAGTAGTCAGAATGTTGTGCCCATTCAAACCTTTCACAATCAAAAGAAGTATGATAATCTGGCTACAGGTATATCTGCCATCAGGCCTTCAGTCACCAATAATGCCCACTCTTACTTCCTATCAGATGAAAACAGTGGCATCCAGATGTCTGCACTACTCAAACGGTCAAAAGAAATCACTGACTTGACCCCACGAATGCAGTTTGGAaagaacaaaatgttattttcagaacgtgatacaaATATTTATCTACCAGACCTAACAAATCATTCATTGAGGAAGCCAAGTCAGCATAATGCGCAAAATAGGTCACATCTGAATTCCTTCGGCCAAAGTACTGTACAATCGTTATCCATTAAACATTATCCTGCGCCAAGTCTTGTGCCAGGTAACACATTGAAGAGTCATGTCCACGGCTTTAGTCCATCTGTGGCTGGGACTCAGGGCGCATCTAAAAATTCAGGTACGTCTAGTAGCCGACCATATTATCTAACTTTTAAAAAGCCATATGCTTTTAAAGGTTTCACATTTGTCCCTACATTGCAGACATCGCTACAAAAATCAGAAATGCACTCTGGCCAAAAGCCCCTCTTAAAGTCTTTATCTAATGTGCAATATGCCCCTGCTCGTTCACATACCGCCCAAAGTGCACTCGCTCAAAAACCCTTGATGCATAAGAGctacaaaaaaatgcttttccaGTTCAAGGACATTGAATCAAGCCAAGAAAAACAACTTTATTGGGATCAGACAGATTCTTTTGATAATGGACCTAAACGTGAAACCATCTCTTCTACTGAAGGTGCAAGTAACCTGATGTCTGATGCTCTAAAGCACCATGCTGTTAGAGGTCAAGCTGTAGCAATGAAAACATCTCTCAGTGGCACAAATACTACAAATAATGTAGCTGTTGACGAAGTTCAGTCAAAAACATCTCAGAGGTGGACTTCAAGTAGGCTTACTTCAGCACAGCCCTCTAAATCTAACAAAGATGAATTCCCAACAGGCAGTTTTGTTAGATCCAACTTAAACAAAGCATCCATAAAATCTAGCAACAGTCATAACAGTCCCACATCAGAGCTTATTCTTCCAATTCATAAGTCTTCTCTTATGAACAAAGTGACTGGGTATCCTCGAATACACAATGCTGCTATCCAGCCACTTCGCAGGTATGTTTTGAAGGAACATGAAGGTGTGTTAAATCCAACAAAGGAAATTAAAGATAGAAATTCTACTGGAATAACACAGTCAAATACTACTGAAAATTATAGCCCCATTAGACTGAGACCGACCAGCAGCTTTGCGATTGGAAGGCAAGTTAAAGACAATTCAGACCACCAGAACATCTATGCTATCTCAACCTCTCAATCTGCAATTTATAGATCTGCTGGCATTAATAGTCAAAAAACGGATGGCTCTACAAAGCTCACTTTCCAGTCACCTATGCACAGATCTGCTATGAAACCTTCTGGCAAAGTTAACATCCTAAAAGCTAATGCAGCTTCAGACTGGAGGAACGAAACGTCTCCAATCTCAGAAGCAGATATCAACCTTAGTGCCGTCAGTGTGTCCCAGGCTTTAAGACCCACAACCAAACCCAACCTTAACATGTCTATGACAAAATCAGGCCTAAACAATTATAAACCAGTTCAGATTTCCTATATAGCAGGTAGCACCTCCTTCACCGATGTCAAACCACATTCTGCTAACACCAAGGCGAAGGAAGA